In Novosphingobium sp. MMS21-SN21R, a single genomic region encodes these proteins:
- a CDS encoding MBL fold metallo-hydrolase — protein sequence MSRFSKTMIVLLLLAGAAYYWLMVNAGPSNAPIHKFDLAAMRAAANTMPGDKPTLLEYAPIASRQVPGAALAAGNGLRQITSSVMAWRLVTPRGGIVIDSGLSQKDASAIGMKRFDKRAQAVVNAWMSQAELILFTHEHIDHVGGFLDYDQFEKVADKAILSPDLVRGMTSLWRENTGLLPKPRALAPIQAVAPGVVLIQTPGHTPASQMIFVQTKGGREYLFAGDTGSLANNILQVTPRSRLLSDWLVKEDRSAVIGWLKGLDDLRQADKTLVVIPSHDPAWIAITSRNDGFIMAKALWRHPEAH from the coding sequence GTGAGTCGATTTTCGAAGACCATGATTGTGCTCCTGCTACTTGCGGGCGCTGCCTATTACTGGCTCATGGTCAATGCGGGGCCGAGCAATGCCCCGATCCACAAGTTCGATCTTGCCGCGATGCGTGCCGCCGCCAACACCATGCCCGGCGACAAGCCGACACTGCTGGAATACGCCCCGATTGCCAGCAGGCAAGTTCCAGGAGCCGCACTTGCCGCAGGTAACGGCCTGCGCCAGATAACCTCGAGCGTCATGGCATGGAGGCTGGTCACTCCACGTGGCGGTATCGTGATCGACAGCGGGCTTTCGCAAAAAGATGCTTCAGCGATAGGCATGAAGCGCTTCGACAAGCGGGCTCAGGCTGTCGTCAACGCATGGATGAGCCAGGCCGAACTGATCCTGTTCACGCATGAGCACATCGATCACGTCGGCGGCTTCCTGGACTACGACCAGTTCGAGAAGGTCGCAGACAAGGCGATCCTGTCGCCCGATCTGGTGCGTGGGATGACATCGCTCTGGCGCGAGAATACCGGTCTGCTACCAAAGCCGCGCGCGCTCGCGCCGATTCAGGCAGTCGCACCCGGCGTGGTCCTGATCCAGACGCCGGGCCATACCCCCGCTTCACAAATGATTTTCGTCCAGACCAAGGGCGGGCGGGAGTATCTTTTTGCGGGCGATACAGGCTCACTTGCGAACAACATCCTGCAGGTCACACCGCGGTCTCGCCTGCTGTCGGACTGGCTAGTCAAAGAAGATCGCAGCGCGGTGATCGGCTGGTTGAAAGGGCTTGATGATCTTCGTCAGGCCGACAAGACGCTTGTTGTCATTCCGTCACATGACCCGGCATGGATTGCGATAACATCACGAAATGACGGATTTATCATGGCGAAGGCGCTATGGCGGCACCCCGAAGCGCACTAG
- the hemA gene encoding 5-aminolevulinate synthase has protein sequence MNYDQVFDSAIERLHSEGRYRVFIDILRNKGAYPNARCFAGHNGPKPITVWCSNDYLAMGQHPKVIEAMEEALHNVGAGSGGTRNIGGNTHYHIQLEEELADLHGKDGALLFTSGYVSNDATLSTLAKILPGCVIFSDELNHASMIAGIRNSGAEKKVFRHNDVEHLEELLAETDPSVPKLIAFESVYSMDGDVAPIHAICDLADKYNALTYIDEVHAVGMYGPRGGGITDRDEAAHRIDIIEGTLGKAFGVMGGYIAADTRIIDVIRSYAPGFIFTTSLSPVLVAGVLASVRHLKSSSVEREGQQASAAFLKKALADAGLPVMSSTTHIVPLMVGDPVRAKKIADILLAEYGVYVQPINFPTVPRGTERLRFTPGPSHTEAMMTELTEALVEIWQRMELELRQAA, from the coding sequence GTGAACTACGATCAGGTGTTTGATTCAGCCATCGAGCGTTTGCACTCCGAGGGCCGCTACCGCGTTTTCATCGACATCCTGCGCAACAAGGGGGCCTACCCCAACGCGCGCTGTTTTGCCGGACACAATGGGCCCAAGCCGATCACGGTATGGTGCTCCAACGACTATCTCGCCATGGGGCAGCACCCCAAGGTGATCGAGGCGATGGAAGAAGCGCTGCATAACGTCGGAGCAGGCTCCGGCGGCACGCGCAACATCGGCGGCAACACGCATTACCACATTCAGCTCGAAGAAGAGCTGGCCGACCTGCACGGCAAGGACGGCGCGCTGTTGTTCACCAGCGGCTACGTCTCGAACGACGCTACGCTTTCGACGCTCGCCAAGATTCTGCCGGGCTGCGTGATTTTCTCGGATGAGCTCAACCACGCTTCGATGATTGCGGGCATCCGCAATTCAGGTGCGGAAAAGAAAGTGTTCCGTCACAACGACGTCGAGCATCTCGAAGAACTGCTTGCGGAAACCGATCCATCGGTGCCCAAGCTGATCGCGTTTGAATCGGTCTATTCGATGGACGGTGACGTCGCACCGATCCACGCGATCTGCGACCTTGCCGATAAATACAACGCGCTCACCTATATCGACGAGGTCCACGCGGTCGGCATGTACGGTCCGCGCGGCGGCGGCATCACCGATCGTGATGAAGCGGCGCACCGCATCGACATCATCGAGGGCACGCTGGGCAAGGCGTTCGGAGTCATGGGCGGCTATATTGCGGCTGACACCCGGATCATCGACGTGATCCGTTCTTACGCGCCGGGCTTCATCTTCACCACTTCGCTCTCGCCGGTGTTGGTCGCGGGCGTTCTCGCCAGCGTGCGGCACCTCAAGTCGTCGAGCGTCGAGCGTGAAGGCCAGCAGGCATCGGCCGCGTTCCTCAAGAAGGCACTCGCCGATGCAGGCCTGCCGGTCATGTCGTCGACGACGCACATTGTACCGCTGATGGTGGGCGATCCGGTGCGCGCAAAGAAGATCGCCGATATCCTGCTCGCAGAATACGGCGTCTACGTGCAGCCGATCAACTTCCCCACCGTGCCACGCGGCACCGAGCGCCTCCGCTTCACGCCCGGCCCGTCGCACACTGAAGCGATGATGACCGAACTCACCGAGGCACTGGTGGAGATCTGGCAGCGCATGGAACTGGAACTGCGGCAGGCAGCTTGA
- a CDS encoding type III PLP-dependent enzyme, which translates to MHIHPDALAVVGASAPDQPAILNRPHAAARAARFFVEKFPGKSLYAVKANPSADLLRILWDAGVTHYDVASIVETRLVRETLPEATLCFMHPVKSSNAIREAYHAHGVRVFSLDSLEELEKITDATDGAEDLTLCVRLRVSSEYSELSLASKFGCDLTNAAELLQATRQVADSLGVCFHVGSQSMSPHAYVQALERVRAAIVDASVLVDIIDVGGGFPSIYPGMEPPPLEDYFGVIDRTYESLPVSYSAELWCEPGRALCAEYNSMIVRVERRRGTELYINDGAYGALFDAAHVGWRFPVRVLRNEVANDGVEIAMEPFSFYGPTCDDMDHMDGPFELPSDIRAGDYIEIGMLGAYGAAMKTAFNGFGATEVFEVSDEPMSSQYRGDRRDPRVSDNVVSLR; encoded by the coding sequence TTGCACATCCATCCTGACGCACTGGCTGTAGTTGGCGCATCCGCGCCTGACCAACCTGCCATTTTGAACCGTCCGCACGCCGCCGCGCGCGCTGCCCGCTTCTTCGTCGAGAAGTTTCCGGGCAAGTCGCTCTATGCGGTGAAGGCGAATCCGTCGGCCGATTTGCTGCGTATCCTGTGGGATGCGGGCGTGACTCATTACGACGTCGCCTCGATCGTGGAAACGCGCCTTGTTCGCGAAACGCTGCCGGAAGCCACCCTGTGCTTCATGCATCCGGTCAAGTCTTCCAACGCGATCCGCGAAGCCTATCACGCGCACGGTGTCCGGGTATTCAGCCTTGATTCGCTTGAGGAACTGGAAAAGATCACCGACGCCACCGATGGCGCCGAGGACCTGACCCTGTGTGTGCGTCTGCGCGTTTCGTCGGAATACTCGGAACTCAGCCTCGCGTCGAAGTTCGGCTGTGACCTGACCAATGCCGCAGAACTGCTTCAGGCGACCCGTCAGGTGGCTGACTCGCTCGGAGTGTGCTTCCATGTCGGCAGTCAGTCGATGAGTCCTCACGCCTATGTCCAGGCGCTTGAGCGCGTTCGCGCCGCAATTGTCGACGCCTCGGTCCTCGTCGACATCATCGATGTCGGCGGCGGCTTCCCGTCGATCTACCCCGGCATGGAACCGCCCCCGCTTGAAGATTACTTCGGCGTGATCGACCGTACTTATGAATCGCTTCCGGTGTCCTACTCTGCCGAACTGTGGTGCGAGCCGGGCCGCGCGCTCTGCGCTGAGTACAACTCGATGATCGTGCGCGTCGAACGCCGCCGCGGCACCGAACTGTACATCAACGATGGTGCCTATGGCGCGCTGTTCGATGCGGCGCACGTGGGCTGGCGCTTCCCTGTGCGCGTTCTGCGTAACGAAGTGGCCAACGACGGCGTCGAGATCGCCATGGAGCCCTTCAGCTTCTATGGCCCGACCTGTGACGACATGGATCATATGGACGGACCGTTCGAGCTGCCCTCGGACATTCGTGCCGGCGATTACATCGAGATCGGCATGCTCGGCGCTTATGGCGCGGCGATGAAGACCGCCTTCAACGGCTTCGGCGCAACCGAAGTCTTCGAAGTCTCGGACGAGCCGATGTCGAGCCAGTATCGCGGTGATCGCCGCGATCCGCGTGTTTCTGACAACGTAGTGTCACTGCGATAG
- a CDS encoding carboxynorspermidine decarboxylase, with product METRAGDPGAFAQFDLSRVDSPAFVVDEAKLRANLAVLADIRDRAGIKVLAALKAFSMWKVAPIVGEYLDGVCTSGLWEALLAAEHYKGEIATYCAAYKAEDLPEILRLSDHVIFNTPGQHTRFKGEITAAQSNGAVFDIGLRVNPLHAEGEVPRYDPCAPHSRLGFPVDQLLPEHFEGVSGIHFHTLCEQDFEPLKRTWDAVLPRIAPYLGQLKWLNFGGGHHVTRADYQRDDLVEFLKSVKAQTGCEIYLEPGEAVALDAGILVGTVLDTHHNGMPLAVTDISATCHMPDVIEAPYRPAMLGELPIDEYEDGGEGGAPVRLGGPSCLAGDVIGDYRLPNGSEPGTRFAFLDQAHYSMVKTTTFNGVPLPSIWLWDSETDSLERIRSFSYQDFRDRLS from the coding sequence ATGGAAACCAGAGCCGGCGATCCGGGCGCTTTCGCGCAGTTTGACCTCAGCCGCGTCGATAGCCCCGCTTTCGTCGTGGACGAGGCGAAGCTGCGCGCCAATCTGGCCGTTTTGGCCGACATCCGCGACCGCGCGGGGATCAAGGTCCTCGCCGCGCTCAAAGCATTTTCCATGTGGAAAGTTGCGCCCATCGTCGGGGAATACCTCGACGGTGTCTGCACGTCCGGCCTTTGGGAAGCGTTGCTTGCCGCCGAGCACTACAAGGGCGAAATCGCCACCTATTGCGCGGCATACAAGGCGGAAGACCTGCCTGAAATCCTGCGCCTGTCCGACCATGTGATCTTCAATACGCCCGGCCAGCATACACGCTTCAAAGGCGAAATCACCGCAGCGCAGTCGAATGGCGCCGTGTTCGACATCGGGCTTCGCGTCAATCCGCTCCATGCCGAGGGCGAAGTTCCCCGCTACGATCCGTGCGCCCCGCATTCGCGCCTAGGCTTCCCGGTCGATCAACTTCTGCCCGAGCACTTCGAAGGCGTCAGCGGCATCCACTTCCACACGCTGTGCGAGCAGGATTTCGAGCCGCTCAAGCGCACCTGGGACGCCGTGCTGCCGCGTATCGCGCCGTATCTTGGCCAGCTTAAATGGCTGAACTTCGGTGGCGGCCACCACGTCACCCGCGCCGACTATCAGCGCGACGATCTGGTCGAGTTCCTGAAGAGCGTAAAGGCTCAGACCGGTTGCGAGATCTATCTCGAACCGGGAGAGGCGGTGGCGCTCGATGCGGGCATTCTCGTCGGGACCGTGCTGGATACGCACCACAACGGAATGCCGCTCGCCGTGACCGACATATCAGCCACATGCCACATGCCCGATGTGATCGAGGCTCCCTATCGTCCGGCTATGCTCGGTGAACTGCCGATCGATGAATACGAGGACGGCGGGGAGGGCGGTGCACCTGTTCGCCTCGGTGGCCCGTCCTGCCTCGCTGGTGACGTCATCGGAGATTACCGCCTGCCAAACGGTTCTGAGCCCGGCACCCGCTTCGCGTTCCTCGATCAGGCGCACTATTCGATGGTCAAGACCACGACATTCAACGGCGTGCCGCTGCCGTCGATCTGGCTGTGGGACAGCGAGACGGATTCGCTCGAACGAATCCGCAGTTTTTCCTATCAGGATTTCCGCGACCGCCTGTCGTGA